The Pseudanabaena yagii GIHE-NHR1 genome segment AGCTTACCACCAACCTTAATCTCCCCTGCGATCGCTACAGGAGTTTTGACTCCGAAACTCTCAATACCTTTAGCTAAATCGAGCGCCGCTGTGGAAAAATCAAGATTAAAGCCCTTTTGTTGATTAAAAGTGCCAGTAACGATTCCCTTTAGTAACCCATATTGAGCAGAAAACTCCGTTAAAGTAGCAGTTGTACCATCAAAGCTAACTTTGCCACCGATTTCGGTAATTGATTTGGCTAATTGTGGAGCTTTAATCGCGCCTTCACTGAGCTGGGCTGTTATGGATACAGTAGGAGCTTCTTTGCCTGCAAGTATGGCAACTTTCGCTTCAAAATCAAGTAAACCTTGCTGGATTTCAACGGGCGAATTCACGGCAAAACCTTGGACTGCGGCGATTTGCAAATTGGGAGACTGAAGCTCCACAGTCCCCTGACCTCTGGTCAAATCCCAGTCAACATCAAAAGCCAGACTACCTTTGCTGCCGTCTTTATCTGCGTTGACAGTTTCGATCGCCTTTTTCAATTGTTCAGGATTTGGCGGCGCAGCGATCGCGGCAATGTTTGGTAAAGTCACATGACCTTTCCCATTCATTTTTAGGCTTTGATTGTTGATATCCGTAATTTTCCAGTTGCTATCAATCTGCACCTGACTGAGGGAAACCAATTCACCTTTAGCGATCGACTGGATCGTAATCTGGGCATCGGTAAAGGTAATTGTCCGTAAATCAATAAAGCCCTCTTGGGTAGGGCGTTCGGGTGGTGTAATTTTCGGTAATTGCAGGAAACCTGTAACGTCCTGCTTTAGAAATACCTGTGGCTGCTCAACGATCGCATCTAATCCAATTTGGCGACGGGTGAGATAAGTCCAAGGATCAACTTTAACTTCAATGGCTTCAACGGCTAGGAAATTTGACTCTTTATCAGTTGGCGGTACTATCGACTTACCAAACCTGATGCTAGACATGCCCACTCGCTCGACCTTGCCAAGCTGTAAAGGGCGTTTGAGGGCTTTGGTTAACTCCACCTCTAATAAAGGTGATAGTCGCTCATTCAGAAAATAGCGTCCATACCAAAAAGCTCCTAAGCTGCTGGCAGTTAATGCGATCGCTAGTCCAACACCCACGCGCCCAAGGTTTCTGGCGAGTGTAGAGTTGGCTGGTTCCTGCGGTGGTAGTTGAGCCTGTCCCACAAATTTTCACTCCATTGATGCCCTCACGACACCATTTTTACACATGTACGCAATTTTCAGATTTTAAGTCTTTGCAAAGCAAAGACTTAAATTTATTTATTTAGTTTCCTAGGGCGTGTCATCAATTAATGTCAGTTCGGGTTAAGCTGGCAAATTTTAAAAGCACGTTTCAAATTATCCCGAACTCGCGTTAATTAAAGTACCTATGGCTTCGACTCCGCTCAGCCAACGTTAGCTGAGCGGAGTCGAAGCTAGAAAACTTTGGTGGGACATTCATTTTTTATCCACAAGAGCCTTACCTAACGGGGTCTACCTAGAGTTGT includes the following:
- a CDS encoding AsmA family protein codes for the protein MGQAQLPPQEPANSTLARNLGRVGVGLAIALTASSLGAFWYGRYFLNERLSPLLEVELTKALKRPLQLGKVERVGMSSIRFGKSIVPPTDKESNFLAVEAIEVKVDPWTYLTRRQIGLDAIVEQPQVFLKQDVTGFLQLPKITPPERPTQEGFIDLRTITFTDAQITIQSIAKGELVSLSQVQIDSNWKITDINNQSLKMNGKGHVTLPNIAAIAAPPNPEQLKKAIETVNADKDGSKGSLAFDVDWDLTRGQGTVELQSPNLQIAAVQGFAVNSPVEIQQGLLDFEAKVAILAGKEAPTVSITAQLSEGAIKAPQLAKSITEIGGKVSFDGTTATLTEFSAQYGLLKGIVTGTFNQQKGFNLDFSTAALDLAKGIESFGVKTPVAIAGEIKVGGKL